The following coding sequences lie in one Vibrio sp. ED004 genomic window:
- a CDS encoding DUF1840 domain-containing protein encodes MLITFSCKAHASVTMFGEVGLQFIKMLGHSGTIPGAIDASEVPQALNNLRAAIASEQSKQVEQENVDDDNEEEVAEAPVNIGSRAFPLVELLKAAIKEECEVMWEDGSGKRL; translated from the coding sequence ATGTTAATTACGTTTAGTTGCAAGGCTCACGCTAGCGTCACTATGTTTGGTGAGGTTGGTTTGCAGTTTATTAAAATGCTCGGACATAGTGGCACGATCCCTGGAGCCATTGATGCTTCTGAGGTACCTCAAGCTTTGAATAATTTACGTGCTGCGATCGCCTCTGAGCAGAGCAAGCAGGTAGAGCAAGAGAATGTTGATGACGATAATGAAGAAGAGGTTGCTGAAGCGCCTGTTAATATCGGTAGCCGAGCGTTTCCACTGGTAGAGTTGTTAAAAGCTGCCATCAAAGAAGAGTGTGAAGTGATGTGGGAAGACGGCAGCGGTAAGCGTTTGTAA
- a CDS encoding GGDEF domain-containing protein, giving the protein MADIRSTRKQKIVHSFSMTAATLFIFYTWAYFQGQHYTLSAFELCFAIIAISNAFYVRKVSNPEYSELILSGVLLVQGIILFLYSYAIPDRILWLYPILAAVIFINDFRIGVILSTSFCVFISTLITAMPNNFSLPFNSTHRFILSLFTMSLVCHTSAYYYTKAVSYIQRLYQEGIEDLAYRDQLTGLANRWSFERWATEKLATVDSERSLTALVFLDIDDFKGINDSYGHDVGDSVLQHFANRLSNNIRTRDRKSHEYDYSIARFAGDEFVLMLYDIPTRKDLDGILDRICRLFESGCQTNERIKELTLSVGVSLYPQDATELHELTRCADKAMYVAKHSGKDRYAYYHDNPVSTLIEELPANLAGSESDSSELGNCLETKVEGNNVTLLKTRQR; this is encoded by the coding sequence ATGGCGGACATACGATCGACCCGCAAACAAAAAATTGTCCACTCCTTTTCAATGACTGCCGCTACGTTATTCATTTTCTATACTTGGGCTTACTTCCAAGGCCAACACTATACGCTGTCAGCTTTCGAATTGTGCTTTGCCATTATTGCCATCTCTAACGCATTTTACGTAAGAAAAGTCTCCAATCCTGAGTATTCCGAATTAATTCTGAGTGGTGTTCTTCTAGTTCAGGGCATCATCCTATTCTTGTACAGTTATGCTATTCCCGACAGAATACTTTGGCTCTACCCGATCTTAGCTGCTGTCATATTCATTAACGATTTCAGAATTGGCGTTATCTTGAGCACCTCATTTTGCGTGTTTATCAGTACATTGATTACTGCAATGCCTAACAACTTTTCTTTGCCATTTAACAGTACACACAGGTTTATCCTTAGCTTATTTACCATGAGCTTGGTGTGCCATACATCCGCCTATTACTACACAAAAGCCGTCAGTTATATCCAACGCCTTTATCAAGAAGGCATTGAAGATCTGGCCTATAGAGATCAACTAACAGGCTTGGCAAACCGTTGGAGCTTTGAACGCTGGGCGACAGAAAAGTTAGCGACTGTGGATAGTGAGCGATCACTTACCGCATTGGTCTTTTTGGATATTGATGACTTCAAAGGTATTAACGACAGCTACGGGCACGACGTCGGAGACAGTGTCTTACAGCATTTTGCTAATCGCTTGAGTAACAACATTCGAACCAGAGACAGAAAAAGTCACGAATACGATTATTCCATTGCGCGTTTTGCCGGAGACGAATTTGTTCTTATGCTCTACGATATTCCTACTCGTAAAGATCTAGATGGTATTCTCGATAGGATTTGCAGGCTGTTCGAAAGCGGTTGCCAAACAAACGAAAGAATCAAGGAATTGACGCTAAGTGTTGGGGTTTCTTTATATCCGCAAGATGCGACAGAATTGCATGAGTTAACAAGGTGTGCAGATAAAGCCATGTATGTTGCTAAGCACTCAGGGAAGGATCGATATGCTTATTATCATGACAACCCAGTATCGACATTGATAGAAGAACTACCGGCGAACCTAGCTGGCTCAGAATCGGATTCTTCTGAACTTGGAAATTGTCTTGAAACGAAAGTGGAAGGAAACAATGTAACGCTGTTAAAAACACGTCAACGCTAG
- a CDS encoding pirin family protein, translating into MTNVRAVDHVITAHATSDGDGVKIQRIAGFNYARFSPFLMIDELKSDESKDYVGGFPPHPHRGIETLTYMLQGHFQHKDHMGNVGELRSGGAQWMAAGRGVIHSEMPMMEEGALHGFQIWINQPATHKMQPAQYHDFQSESISEHQGEQSGLLRVIAGEFELHGQATGDSEALRSQGPLQKTGVPLSVADWRSHSGQKMTLGTNVNHNAMTYVYRGCIKIGDKVINQGQLALLTKADLLSLDSLEDSGVLIFSGEPINEPVVHYGPFVMNSMEEIEQTIQDYNNGVFETY; encoded by the coding sequence ATGACGAATGTAAGAGCAGTTGATCATGTGATTACGGCACATGCCACCTCAGATGGTGATGGTGTCAAAATCCAACGAATCGCTGGTTTTAATTACGCGCGTTTCTCTCCATTTTTGATGATTGATGAACTTAAGTCGGATGAAAGCAAAGACTATGTTGGCGGCTTTCCTCCGCATCCTCACCGCGGGATAGAAACGCTCACTTACATGCTCCAGGGCCACTTTCAACACAAAGACCATATGGGAAATGTTGGAGAGCTACGCAGCGGTGGCGCGCAATGGATGGCTGCAGGGCGTGGTGTTATTCACAGTGAAATGCCAATGATGGAAGAAGGTGCGCTGCATGGTTTTCAGATTTGGATAAACCAACCTGCGACACATAAAATGCAGCCAGCGCAATATCACGACTTCCAAAGTGAAAGCATCTCGGAGCATCAAGGTGAACAAAGTGGTTTGCTGAGAGTAATTGCTGGAGAGTTTGAGCTGCACGGCCAAGCTACCGGTGACTCAGAGGCTTTACGATCACAAGGTCCATTACAGAAAACAGGTGTACCATTAAGTGTTGCGGATTGGCGATCTCATTCTGGGCAAAAAATGACGTTAGGTACTAATGTTAATCACAATGCCATGACTTACGTGTACCGAGGCTGTATTAAGATCGGCGACAAAGTTATTAACCAAGGTCAACTTGCCCTGCTCACCAAAGCTGACTTGTTGTCTTTGGATAGCTTAGAAGATTCCGGTGTACTGATTTTTTCTGGCGAACCGATTAATGAGCCTGTTGTGCACTATGGCCCGTTTGTCATGAATTCGATGGAAGAGATTGAGCAAACCATTCAGGACTACAACAACGGTGTGTTTGAGACTTACTGA
- a CDS encoding pyrimidine/purine nucleoside phosphorylase, protein MIKENTYFEGGVKSLAFNQSGADVSVGVMAAGEYTFGTAAPEKMTVVKGALIVKRVGDDDWTTYQSGESFDVVGDSSFDLQVKEATAYLCEYL, encoded by the coding sequence ATGATTAAAGAAAATACATATTTTGAAGGTGGCGTTAAGTCGCTAGCGTTTAACCAGTCTGGTGCTGATGTGAGTGTTGGTGTAATGGCGGCTGGTGAGTACACGTTCGGTACTGCTGCACCTGAAAAGATGACAGTGGTTAAAGGCGCTCTGATTGTAAAGCGTGTTGGCGATGACGATTGGACAACATACCAATCTGGTGAGTCTTTTGACGTGGTGGGCGATTCTTCATTCGACCTACAGGTAAAAGAAGCGACAGCTTACTTGTGTGAGTACCTATAA
- a CDS encoding DUF2850 domain-containing protein → MAKKPTKSRDLFAASLLYGFLLAGFIIALTAGYFAYQAHQKSVSPSNVYGTWIEIAAPPYNTDILTLSEKGVMMNHRLITTSFDFDGKIVTINTGSGTTVYTISGTYDSPRLKRLEPSVPSQQFVKEGYEDTATGDTHSIMQQRRASLAEQFKR, encoded by the coding sequence ATGGCAAAAAAGCCGACTAAAAGCAGAGATCTATTTGCCGCCTCGTTACTCTACGGCTTCCTATTAGCTGGCTTTATAATTGCCCTTACCGCTGGCTATTTTGCTTACCAAGCCCACCAGAAATCTGTCAGTCCAAGCAACGTCTATGGCACATGGATAGAGATTGCAGCTCCACCTTACAACACCGATATCCTAACGCTTTCAGAGAAAGGTGTGATGATGAATCATCGTCTTATCACTACCTCATTTGATTTTGACGGTAAGATTGTCACGATCAACACAGGCTCTGGAACCACCGTTTACACCATCAGTGGCACCTACGACTCGCCTCGCTTGAAGCGACTAGAACCAAGCGTACCATCTCAGCAGTTTGTTAAAGAAGGCTACGAAGATACTGCAACTGGTGATACCCATAGTATCATGCAACAACGACGCGCTTCGTTAGCCGAGCAATTCAAAAGATAG
- a CDS encoding glycosyl hydrolase family 18 protein, producing the protein MIRINTCAASIALALSGTALAAPTAPSIDMYGSNNLQFSKIELAMETTSGYNQMVKYHDKAKVDVKFNQWSGTSGNTYNIYFDGVKVATGPITGSQTTASFEYGQGGLFEMEIEACDETGCSKSAPAQITIADTDGSHLAPLAMNVAPNNKSYNTDPNTVVGTYFVEWGIYGRDYTVDNLPADNLTHILYGFIPICGPNESVKSVGGNSYNALMTACQGVNDYEVVIHDPWAAFQKSFPQAGHEYSSPIKGNYAMMMALKQRNPDLKIIPSIGGWTLSDPFFDFTTKANRDTFVASVKKFLNTWKFYDGVDIDWEFPGGGGAAPDLGDPVNDGPAYIALMAELRVMLDELEAENGRTYELTSAIGVGHDKIEDVNYGDAIQYMDYIFAMTYDFYGGWNNVLGHQTALNCGNFMRPGQCDGTGLDENGEPYTGSAYTTDNGIQLLLEQGVPANKLVVGTAMYGRGWEGVLPSSLTDPSDPMTGIGNGKLKGSSAQGVWEDGVIDYKGIKANMLGANNQGINGFEYGYDEMAEAPYVWNRTSGQLITFDDDRSVKAKGAYVRSLGLAGLFSWEIDADNGDILNAMHEGLAGGTTDPVNRKPTAAAGADQSVEGPASVSLDGSTSKDSDGTIASYAWSQVSGPAVTLANANASIASFDVVEVAQQETLTFSLTVTDNEGATSTDTVVVTVNPKDTGPVNTAPIAVVTAPAEVNAGDVVVVDASASSDADQDTLTFAWDVPAGIDATVQGSSVSFVAAEYTQDTVLNFSVTVSDGTDTSVAVTSVKVLKKTTGGGTCTNAWDSSAIYTGGDQVTQVGKVWEAKWWTTGEDPTTTGQWGVWKEIGPANCAN; encoded by the coding sequence ATGATTCGTATAAATACCTGTGCTGCGAGTATCGCTCTAGCGCTATCTGGTACAGCATTAGCTGCTCCAACCGCACCTAGCATTGACATGTATGGTTCCAACAACCTGCAATTTTCTAAAATTGAACTCGCGATGGAAACCACTTCTGGCTACAACCAGATGGTGAAATATCACGACAAAGCAAAGGTCGACGTTAAATTTAACCAATGGAGCGGTACGTCAGGAAACACGTACAACATCTACTTTGATGGCGTTAAAGTGGCAACAGGCCCAATCACTGGTAGCCAAACCACGGCTTCATTCGAATACGGCCAAGGTGGCTTATTTGAGATGGAAATTGAAGCATGTGACGAAACAGGTTGTAGCAAGAGCGCACCAGCTCAGATCACAATCGCTGATACTGACGGCTCACACTTAGCGCCACTTGCGATGAACGTAGCTCCAAACAACAAGTCATACAATACAGACCCTAACACGGTAGTAGGTACTTACTTTGTTGAGTGGGGTATTTACGGCCGTGATTACACCGTTGATAACCTGCCCGCTGACAACTTGACCCATATCCTTTATGGCTTCATCCCGATTTGTGGTCCGAACGAATCCGTAAAATCAGTAGGTGGTAACAGCTACAACGCACTCATGACAGCTTGTCAAGGTGTTAACGATTACGAAGTAGTGATTCATGACCCTTGGGCGGCTTTCCAGAAGAGTTTCCCTCAAGCCGGTCACGAATACAGCTCACCAATCAAGGGTAACTACGCGATGATGATGGCGCTTAAACAGCGCAATCCAGACTTGAAAATCATCCCATCAATTGGTGGTTGGACATTGTCTGACCCGTTCTTCGATTTCACTACAAAAGCGAACCGCGACACGTTCGTTGCATCGGTTAAGAAATTCCTCAACACATGGAAATTCTACGACGGTGTGGATATCGATTGGGAATTCCCTGGTGGAGGCGGTGCAGCTCCCGACCTTGGTGACCCTGTAAATGATGGCCCTGCTTACATTGCACTGATGGCAGAGCTGCGCGTGATGTTAGATGAGCTAGAAGCTGAAAACGGTCGTACTTACGAGCTGACTTCTGCGATTGGTGTCGGTCACGATAAAATTGAAGACGTGAACTACGGTGATGCTATCCAGTACATGGATTACATATTCGCAATGACTTACGACTTCTACGGCGGTTGGAACAACGTGTTAGGTCACCAAACAGCACTGAACTGCGGTAACTTCATGCGTCCTGGTCAATGTGACGGTACAGGGCTTGATGAAAATGGCGAACCATACACTGGCTCAGCTTACACCACAGACAACGGCATCCAATTGCTGCTTGAGCAAGGCGTTCCAGCGAACAAACTTGTAGTAGGTACCGCGATGTACGGTCGTGGTTGGGAAGGCGTATTACCTTCATCACTCACCGATCCTAGCGACCCAATGACAGGCATTGGTAACGGCAAACTGAAAGGCAGTTCTGCACAAGGTGTTTGGGAAGATGGCGTTATCGACTACAAGGGCATTAAGGCGAACATGCTTGGAGCGAACAACCAAGGCATCAACGGCTTCGAATATGGCTACGACGAAATGGCAGAAGCGCCATACGTTTGGAACCGTACTTCTGGTCAGCTGATCACGTTTGATGATGACCGCTCAGTTAAAGCAAAAGGCGCGTACGTGCGTAGCCTTGGCCTTGCGGGTCTATTCTCTTGGGAAATTGATGCAGACAACGGCGACATCCTGAATGCGATGCATGAAGGTCTTGCGGGCGGTACGACAGATCCTGTCAACCGTAAACCAACGGCTGCTGCAGGTGCCGATCAATCAGTTGAAGGTCCAGCTTCTGTTTCTCTAGATGGCAGCACTTCAAAAGACAGTGACGGTACAATCGCTAGCTACGCTTGGTCACAAGTGAGCGGTCCAGCCGTAACACTGGCTAATGCTAATGCGTCTATTGCAAGCTTCGATGTTGTGGAAGTCGCACAACAAGAGACTCTAACATTCAGCCTAACCGTAACAGACAACGAAGGCGCAACGTCAACAGACACGGTTGTTGTAACAGTAAATCCTAAAGACACAGGACCAGTTAACACAGCTCCGATAGCAGTGGTTACGGCTCCGGCTGAAGTCAATGCGGGTGACGTTGTTGTGGTTGATGCGTCAGCGTCTAGCGATGCGGATCAAGACACATTAACCTTCGCTTGGGATGTACCTGCTGGTATTGATGCAACGGTTCAAGGTTCTTCAGTGAGCTTTGTCGCAGCGGAATACACGCAAGACACAGTACTGAACTTCTCTGTAACCGTTAGCGATGGCACTGATACATCGGTAGCCGTTACTTCAGTGAAAGTTCTTAAGAAAACCACAGGTGGCGGTACGTGTACTAACGCTTGGGATTCAAGTGCAATCTACACTGGCGGCGATCAAGTGACTCAAGTTGGTAAGGTTTGGGAAGCGAAATGGTGGACAACAGGCGAAGATCCAACAACAACAGGTCAATGGGGCGTGTGGAAAGAGATCGGCCCAGCAAACTGTGCTAACTAA
- a CDS encoding alpha/beta hydrolase — MSDKIYFNTSNKFSFKRSLIGATTNLHYILAPSHAKKTARKLLLTPMRTEQKNADPQGLIKGEIKGRDGVLKTYSLGTGPVWILTHGWSGTASQFFPLMEHIAAKGFTALAYDHPAHGGSDGVHGHIPAFVNGLEAILDSVGEVAGLVGHSMGTASALECKHIKLENKPLLLIAPVLDYLENLFGSVARSGYSMKLFEAVVGEVEEQFNYPIQSVDPYGKLALRESQTIIVHDEQDKFTKFDVSQRAANEMGRVTLIATQGQGHGRVMKCPQVFESFDNLIG; from the coding sequence ATGAGTGACAAAATTTACTTTAATACATCGAACAAGTTCAGCTTCAAGCGTAGCCTAATTGGTGCAACCACCAATCTGCACTACATTTTAGCGCCGAGTCATGCGAAGAAGACTGCGCGCAAATTACTGCTGACTCCAATGCGTACTGAGCAAAAAAATGCCGATCCCCAAGGACTTATCAAGGGTGAAATCAAAGGCCGCGATGGGGTTTTAAAAACCTATTCTTTGGGCACGGGTCCAGTTTGGATTCTGACTCATGGTTGGTCTGGTACCGCGAGTCAGTTTTTCCCTTTAATGGAGCATATTGCCGCGAAAGGCTTTACTGCTCTGGCTTACGACCATCCGGCTCATGGTGGCAGTGATGGTGTACATGGCCATATCCCAGCGTTTGTGAATGGCCTTGAAGCTATTCTCGATTCGGTGGGTGAAGTGGCAGGTTTGGTCGGTCACAGCATGGGTACAGCTTCCGCGTTGGAATGTAAGCACATTAAATTAGAAAACAAGCCATTATTGCTGATTGCACCTGTACTTGATTATCTAGAAAACCTTTTCGGCAGCGTTGCGCGTTCTGGTTACTCGATGAAACTGTTTGAGGCCGTAGTTGGGGAAGTCGAAGAGCAGTTTAACTACCCAATTCAATCTGTTGATCCCTATGGCAAGCTAGCACTTCGTGAGTCTCAAACGATCATTGTTCATGATGAACAAGATAAGTTTACTAAGTTTGATGTGTCTCAGCGTGCGGCGAATGAAATGGGTCGCGTTACCTTGATTGCCACTCAAGGCCAAGGCCACGGCCGAGTGATGAAGTGCCCACAAGTATTCGAGAGTTTTGATAACTTAATTGGCTAA
- a CDS encoding TetR/AcrR family transcriptional regulator, with protein sequence MSKGKITKEYILSHAFALASENGLESLTIGELAKQCGMSKSGLFAHFNSKENLQLSVLEYSNAIFTERVIIPARELGDGDIEAKLKQLLDNWLGWNHSFQGSCMFIDAWKDAGSETSVIQKSLQKTISVWIDYLTIQVTKAVESKQFRADLDPKQATFELYGLYLSANLFYSLRGQQASHTHFWSGVERLIASWKVV encoded by the coding sequence ATGAGCAAAGGAAAGATAACCAAAGAGTATATTTTGAGCCACGCATTCGCGCTTGCGAGTGAAAATGGGCTTGAGAGTTTGACGATTGGTGAGTTAGCCAAGCAATGCGGCATGTCGAAGAGTGGCTTGTTTGCTCACTTCAACTCTAAAGAGAACTTGCAACTCTCTGTACTTGAATATTCCAACGCCATATTCACTGAAAGAGTCATTATTCCCGCAAGAGAGCTGGGAGATGGTGATATTGAAGCGAAATTAAAACAGCTGCTCGACAATTGGTTGGGTTGGAATCACTCATTCCAAGGCAGTTGCATGTTTATTGATGCATGGAAAGATGCAGGCAGCGAAACCTCTGTGATCCAAAAGTCACTGCAGAAAACTATTTCAGTGTGGATTGATTACTTGACCATTCAGGTAACGAAAGCAGTTGAGAGCAAGCAGTTCAGAGCTGATTTAGATCCTAAACAAGCCACCTTCGAGTTATACGGTCTCTATTTGAGTGCAAACCTGTTCTACTCATTGCGAGGCCAACAAGCGAGCCATACCCATTTTTGGAGTGGTGTAGAGCGCTTAATTGCCAGCTGGAAAGTAGTTTAA
- a CDS encoding AEC family transporter, giving the protein MNTLWEQFAFSASVTGPICLMLFLGVMLKRIGLINDNFIDVASKVVFQVTLPAMLFLSIVQSNHNFSASSALVAFGVIANFAFFLFTIFSTKLVFKGSKDQGVIVQGGFRANTAIIGLAYVANIYGNQGVALAAIYVASLTVLYNIQAVIALTPKGEDTGAKAIKVIAKSITRNPLIIAIFLAVVFYALSIPIPKMVTDAGQYFANMTLPLALLCTGGSLDISSLKQEKLSTWFASSYKLIASPLLITLAAGCLGFEGLDLGLIFLMSAAPTAAASYVMARAMGGNSTLAANIIALTTVVSLTTCTLGIFVLTAMDLI; this is encoded by the coding sequence ATGAACACACTTTGGGAACAGTTTGCGTTTTCGGCGTCAGTAACAGGCCCTATCTGTTTAATGCTGTTTCTTGGTGTGATGCTCAAGCGAATCGGCTTAATCAATGACAATTTCATTGATGTCGCATCTAAGGTCGTATTTCAAGTCACCCTACCCGCGATGCTATTCCTAAGTATTGTTCAATCGAATCACAACTTTTCAGCCAGTAGCGCTTTAGTTGCCTTTGGCGTCATCGCTAACTTTGCCTTTTTCTTGTTCACGATTTTCTCAACCAAGTTGGTATTCAAAGGTTCGAAAGATCAAGGTGTGATTGTCCAAGGTGGGTTTCGCGCTAATACTGCGATCATCGGCCTCGCCTATGTGGCTAATATCTATGGCAACCAAGGCGTGGCATTGGCGGCTATCTATGTCGCATCCCTAACCGTGCTGTACAACATTCAAGCCGTAATTGCACTGACACCAAAAGGGGAAGACACAGGCGCGAAAGCGATCAAAGTAATCGCTAAGTCGATTACCAGGAACCCATTGATCATCGCTATTTTCTTAGCGGTCGTCTTCTATGCACTTTCGATTCCTATCCCCAAAATGGTGACTGACGCTGGTCAATACTTTGCCAACATGACGTTGCCTTTGGCTCTGCTGTGTACCGGCGGGTCACTAGATATCAGCTCACTCAAACAAGAAAAATTGTCGACGTGGTTCGCCTCTAGCTACAAGTTAATTGCCTCACCGTTACTGATTACACTGGCTGCTGGATGCTTAGGGTTTGAAGGGCTCGATCTCGGGCTAATCTTCTTAATGAGCGCGGCACCAACAGCGGCAGCAAGCTACGTTATGGCTCGTGCGATGGGAGGAAACTCAACACTGGCAGCTAACATCATCGCGCTTACCACTGTTGTTTCTCTTACCACTTGTACACTCGGTATTTTTGTACTTACTGCAATGGATTTAATATAG